A section of the Anabaena cylindrica PCC 7122 genome encodes:
- a CDS encoding GumC family protein: MNNQNSSKIPTFNENGRAIITPEILPSQNYSSFEIEDDDGGLKDLLGLLQRRALIITSVVSVIMATVIYSTLNEETIYQGNFQLLVEPVSNDSSLGQIPLPDSSISKSNLDYESQIQVLKSQEIMKEVVKKLQFAYPDITYNSLVGNLTIRRLGATKILDISYKSKDRKQIDLVLKTISTFYLDYSLEKRKTKLNQGVQFVEKQLPAIKNRVDQLQQKLQIFRQRYNFIDPETQSSGVELQIQKLEEQRLEIDKQLATARASYISLSTPEGQQATLNEAPIYSQLISQLRQLESQLSGELVRFQPDNPAIESLQEKRRNLLPLIEDEQERFVGLKLAEVTSLIQKLDVQSQELSRVEQQTKRKFEQLPILARQYSEIQRSLQLANESLNRFLATRENLVIQVAQTELPWELIQPPHQSVFPLSPNIPRNLLMGLISSLAVGIGIGFLLEKMDNTYHTIESLKEKIKLPFLGTLPIDKSISGYQSPHLKIKGVEPEVQLGNISTRNGWLSNLFRREITGDNYYGQGLFFESLQVLYANIQLLNSDQPIRSLTVSSTMPGDGKTTVSFHLAQIAAALGKRVLLVDADLRRAQVHRLSNLHNLSGLSNVIASNMPVEQVIQQLPAMNSLSVITAGPVPPDPARLLSSDKMKQLMEYFNQNFDLVIYDVPPMLGLVDARLLAPQTDGMLLVVRIDKTDKSALMQLQDSLRNSPINVLGVVANGDKKKLTSYNYYYSAGREARRT, translated from the coding sequence ATGAACAATCAAAATTCTAGTAAAATTCCAACTTTTAACGAGAATGGTAGAGCAATTATCACACCAGAAATCTTGCCATCCCAAAACTATTCATCATTTGAAATAGAGGATGATGATGGGGGTCTAAAAGACTTATTGGGTCTTCTCCAGCGGCGCGCATTAATTATCACAAGTGTTGTGTCTGTGATTATGGCTACTGTGATTTATTCAACCCTGAATGAAGAAACTATTTATCAAGGTAATTTTCAACTTTTAGTCGAACCTGTTAGTAATGATAGCAGCTTAGGACAAATACCTCTTCCAGACTCTAGTATCTCTAAGTCCAATCTAGATTATGAAAGTCAAATTCAGGTTCTCAAAAGTCAAGAAATAATGAAAGAAGTTGTAAAAAAATTACAATTTGCTTATCCTGACATAACTTATAATTCACTAGTTGGAAATTTAACTATTCGTCGTTTAGGCGCTACTAAAATTTTAGATATAAGCTATAAAAGCAAAGATCGTAAACAAATTGACCTAGTATTAAAAACAATTTCTACATTTTATTTAGACTACAGCTTAGAAAAGCGTAAAACCAAGTTAAATCAAGGTGTTCAATTTGTTGAAAAACAACTGCCTGCGATCAAAAATCGGGTTGATCAATTGCAACAAAAATTACAAATATTTCGACAAAGATACAATTTTATCGATCCAGAAACCCAGTCTAGTGGAGTTGAATTACAAATTCAAAAGTTGGAAGAACAACGACTGGAAATTGATAAACAGTTAGCTACGGCTCGTGCTAGTTATATTAGCTTATCAACACCAGAAGGACAGCAGGCAACACTAAATGAGGCACCTATATATAGTCAATTAATATCCCAACTCCGCCAATTAGAATCTCAGCTATCTGGAGAATTAGTTCGTTTCCAACCGGATAACCCAGCCATAGAGTCATTGCAAGAAAAAAGGCGAAACCTCTTACCCTTGATAGAAGATGAGCAAGAGCGGTTTGTAGGTCTCAAATTGGCTGAAGTAACTTCTCTAATTCAGAAACTAGATGTACAGAGTCAAGAATTGTCTAGAGTAGAACAGCAAACAAAGCGCAAGTTTGAGCAATTACCAATTTTAGCAAGACAATATAGTGAAATTCAGCGTAGTTTACAGCTTGCCAATGAAAGTCTCAATCGCTTTTTAGCTACCCGTGAAAATCTCGTAATTCAAGTAGCTCAAACAGAACTTCCCTGGGAGTTAATACAACCACCACATCAATCTGTATTCCCTCTATCTCCAAATATTCCCCGGAATTTGTTGATGGGATTGATTAGTAGTTTAGCCGTAGGAATTGGTATTGGCTTTCTCCTAGAAAAAATGGACAATACCTATCATACTATCGAAAGCCTGAAGGAGAAGATAAAACTGCCTTTTTTAGGAACTCTTCCCATTGACAAGAGTATCTCAGGTTATCAATCTCCTCATCTCAAGATTAAAGGGGTAGAACCAGAAGTGCAATTAGGGAATATTTCGACTAGAAATGGTTGGTTGTCTAATCTTTTCCGTCGGGAAATCACAGGGGATAATTACTACGGGCAAGGACTATTTTTTGAATCTTTACAAGTTCTTTATGCTAATATTCAGCTACTCAATTCCGATCAACCGATTCGCTCTTTAACTGTTTCTTCCACTATGCCTGGAGATGGAAAAACTACAGTTTCCTTTCATCTGGCTCAAATAGCTGCAGCATTAGGGAAACGAGTATTACTTGTGGATGCTGATCTACGCCGCGCTCAGGTTCACAGATTATCCAATTTACATAATCTATCTGGATTAAGTAATGTTATAGCTTCCAATATGCCGGTTGAACAGGTGATTCAGCAATTACCTGCAATGAATTCATTATCTGTGATTACGGCAGGACCGGTACCACCAGATCCGGCTAGATTGCTCTCATCAGATAAAATGAAGCAATTAATGGAATACTTTAATCAAAATTTCGATTTGGTGATTTATGATGTGCCGCCAATGTTAGGGTTAGTTGATGCTAGACTCCTAGCCCCGCAAACTGATGGGATGCTGTTGGTGGTGAGGATTGATAAAACAGATAAGTCGGCGTTAATGCAGCTTCAGGATAGTTTGAGAAATTCTCCTATCAATGTCTTAGGCGTGGTTGCTAACGGAGATAAGAAAAAACTGACTAGTTACAATTACTACTATAGTGCTGGCAGGGAAGCTAGACGTACCTAA
- a CDS encoding glycosyltransferase family 4 protein, translated as MNTLKVTFYSIVPSPYQRDLFYALSQIPGINITVYYLEAAYNIYPWPKKPLNSYEKVLPGFVLSWGGSRFHVNWHLPNINQSDVIVINGYMNTTAQLLLRLYGRQIPCVFWGEKIVGSTGGLKSKLQQLFAEGLTQSSAIAAIGSLAEADYSRRYPGKLIFNIPYYCDLTDFNQNLPQRPRTPIKILFCGQMIARKGVDILLQAFHRLIEYGLQVKLLLVGQEAELPQMLELLPEQTQQNIEYAGFQAPENLPKFFSQADLFVLPSRYDGWGVVVNQAVGAGLPIVCSDAVGAAHDLIKPGENGYLFPSENIDALVEILKNYIQHPDKIQIASAASLQISELISPHLGAQRWCDLLKKLI; from the coding sequence ATGAATACTTTAAAAGTTACTTTCTATTCTATTGTTCCTTCTCCCTATCAAAGAGACTTATTTTATGCTCTGTCCCAAATTCCTGGGATAAATATTACTGTATATTATTTAGAAGCTGCCTATAATATCTACCCCTGGCCTAAAAAACCGTTAAATTCCTATGAAAAAGTTCTGCCCGGATTTGTTCTGAGTTGGGGAGGCTCAAGATTTCATGTTAACTGGCATTTGCCTAACATTAATCAATCAGATGTAATTGTTATTAATGGCTATATGAATACAACAGCACAATTGCTGTTGAGGTTGTACGGTAGACAGATACCCTGTGTGTTTTGGGGTGAAAAAATAGTGGGTTCTACTGGTGGATTAAAAAGTAAGTTACAACAATTATTTGCAGAAGGTTTAACACAATCTAGTGCGATCGCTGCTATAGGTTCACTAGCAGAAGCTGATTATAGCCGAAGATATCCTGGTAAGCTGATTTTTAATATTCCCTATTACTGTGATCTTACTGATTTTAATCAAAATCTGCCCCAACGCCCCCGTACACCTATAAAAATTTTATTCTGCGGGCAAATGATAGCTCGTAAAGGAGTGGATATTCTGCTACAAGCTTTCCACCGCTTGATAGAATACGGTTTACAGGTAAAGTTACTCCTGGTGGGACAAGAAGCAGAACTGCCTCAGATGCTAGAATTGCTGCCAGAACAAACACAGCAAAACATTGAGTATGCCGGTTTTCAAGCACCTGAAAACTTACCTAAATTTTTTAGTCAGGCAGACTTGTTTGTATTACCGAGTCGTTATGATGGTTGGGGTGTGGTAGTAAACCAGGCCGTTGGGGCGGGTTTACCAATTGTTTGTTCAGATGCGGTAGGTGCTGCCCACGACTTAATTAAGCCAGGTGAAAATGGTTATTTATTCCCCAGTGAAAATATTGATGCTTTAGTAGAAATTTTGAAAAACTATATACAACACCCAGATAAAATTCAAATTGCCAGTGCGGCTTCTCTTCAAATATCAGAATTAATATCACCCCATTTGGGCGCTCAACGTTGGTGTGATCTACTTAAAAAATTGATTTAA
- a CDS encoding WcaF family extracellular polysaccharide biosynthesis acetyltransferase: MRLDKYTLGIYNPGASYLQQLLWYFLGSPLVKSHWLPISSIKVGILRLFGASIGNGVRIKPGVRVKFPWRLIIGDYVWIGEDAWIDNLAPVVIENHVCLSQGVYLCTGNHDWNQPDFKQISAPIHIEESSWIAAKSVVGPGVTVGKGAILTLGSVTGQSLEPMIIYAGNPARPVKKRRIGQAEDFFPSSVQE, from the coding sequence ATGCGTCTAGATAAATATACCCTTGGCATTTATAATCCCGGTGCATCCTACCTTCAGCAACTTTTGTGGTATTTCCTTGGTTCACCTTTAGTTAAAAGTCATTGGTTACCGATATCATCTATAAAAGTTGGGATACTTAGACTTTTTGGAGCCAGCATCGGTAACGGTGTGCGTATAAAGCCGGGGGTGCGAGTCAAATTTCCTTGGCGTTTAATAATTGGTGATTATGTTTGGATTGGGGAAGATGCTTGGATTGATAACCTTGCACCTGTAGTTATCGAAAATCATGTTTGTTTATCCCAAGGAGTTTATCTTTGTACTGGCAATCATGACTGGAATCAACCTGATTTTAAGCAGATTTCTGCGCCTATTCATATTGAAGAAAGTAGTTGGATAGCTGCTAAATCAGTAGTTGGACCAGGAGTCACAGTCGGGAAGGGAGCAATTTTAACTCTTGGTAGCGTGACTGGACAATCTTTAGAGCCGATGATTATTTATGCAGGTAATCCCGCGCGACCTGTTAAAAAACGGCGAATAGGACAAGCAGAAGATTTTTTTCCTAGTTCTGTACAAGAATGA
- a CDS encoding glycosyltransferase translates to MKVLHIIPSISPKLGGPTQVVLNLVRALRAEGIDVEIATTNDDDGLLLDVPLSERVEYEGLPVWFFPPAARIKAFLPSPVFTQWLWKNIKNYDVLDNHYLFSYLPSCAAVFAQRQRVPYTVRIMGQLTPWALAQSKLKKKVYSYFIEKRNLNSAAAIHCTSVGEMEDAIAFGVKPPKIVLPLGVNSPTLIGDAKSQLQDRYNLTKEVPIILFLSRLHYKKRPELLIQTLGELRKQEQNFHLLIAGSGEDSYVKFLQKMVASVNITNQTSFVGFVSGHEKDLLLQGSDLFVLPTYSENFGIALAEAMVSGLPIITTPGVQIAPEIAEAEAGIIVEGEVEALQSAIAHLLNNHQLRKQMGTNGRLLALQRYSWQTVAKQLASAYQHILNPENLL, encoded by the coding sequence ATGAAAGTTTTACATATAATTCCTTCTATCAGTCCTAAACTTGGCGGTCCGACGCAGGTCGTCTTGAATTTAGTCAGGGCTTTAAGAGCAGAAGGAATTGATGTAGAAATTGCTACTACTAATGATGACGATGGACTGTTGCTAGATGTGCCATTATCTGAGCGTGTAGAATACGAAGGATTACCTGTTTGGTTTTTTCCACCTGCGGCTCGGATTAAAGCATTTTTACCTTCTCCTGTATTCACACAATGGCTATGGAAAAATATCAAAAATTATGATGTTTTAGATAATCACTATTTATTTTCCTATCTTCCTAGCTGTGCTGCTGTTTTTGCCCAGCGGCAACGAGTTCCATACACAGTGAGGATTATGGGACAATTAACGCCTTGGGCATTGGCACAAAGTAAGTTAAAAAAGAAAGTTTACAGTTATTTCATTGAAAAACGTAATTTAAATAGTGCTGCGGCCATTCACTGTACATCTGTAGGTGAAATGGAGGATGCGATCGCTTTTGGAGTGAAGCCGCCAAAAATTGTCTTACCGCTGGGAGTTAATTCTCCAACATTAATTGGTGATGCTAAATCTCAATTGCAAGATCGGTATAATCTTACTAAAGAAGTTCCAATTATTCTTTTTCTTTCCCGTCTGCACTACAAAAAACGTCCTGAACTGTTAATTCAAACATTAGGTGAGTTAAGAAAACAAGAACAGAACTTCCATTTGCTGATTGCTGGTTCTGGAGAAGATAGCTATGTCAAATTTTTGCAGAAAATGGTAGCATCTGTCAACATAACAAACCAAACTTCATTTGTCGGGTTTGTGAGTGGGCATGAAAAAGATTTGCTGCTGCAAGGTTCTGATTTATTTGTACTGCCAACTTATTCGGAAAATTTTGGTATTGCTTTAGCAGAAGCTATGGTGTCTGGCTTACCAATTATCACAACTCCAGGTGTGCAAATTGCCCCGGAGATTGCTGAAGCTGAAGCTGGCATCATTGTAGAAGGAGAAGTAGAAGCTTTACAGAGTGCGATCGCTCATCTTTTAAATAATCACCAATTGCGGAAACAAATGGGAACCAATGGTCGTCTACTGGCTTTGCAACGCTATTCATGGCAAACAGTTGCTAAACAATTAGCCTCTGCTTACCAACATATTCTGAATCCAGAAAATCTGCTGTGA
- a CDS encoding YdcF family protein, whose protein sequence is MSQLYYQLKKYWILSLASFIIVFLSIIPIRIAIASHQAPQPQAILTLGGGPEREKFTAQFAQNHPNLDIWVSSGILPAQAFAIFDAMCITTDRIHLDYRAVDTVTNFTTLVHDFQNREIRHIYLITSDFHLPRAKTIATIVLGSQGITFTPISIPSERPRESIFHIVRDSGRSLLWIVSGRTGASFNPRFHPPLYASR, encoded by the coding sequence ATGAGCCAATTGTATTACCAACTGAAAAAATATTGGATTCTAAGTTTAGCCAGTTTCATCATAGTTTTTCTGAGTATTATCCCTATAAGAATTGCGATCGCCTCTCATCAAGCACCCCAACCCCAAGCTATTCTTACTCTTGGTGGCGGACCAGAAAGAGAAAAATTTACGGCCCAATTTGCCCAAAATCATCCTAATTTAGACATCTGGGTTTCTAGCGGGATACTCCCAGCTCAAGCCTTTGCTATTTTTGATGCAATGTGTATTACCACAGATCGTATTCACCTTGACTACCGTGCTGTTGATACAGTTACTAATTTTACTACCCTAGTCCACGATTTCCAAAACCGCGAGATTCGACACATTTATCTAATTACCTCAGATTTTCACCTTCCCAGAGCAAAAACCATCGCTACCATAGTTCTCGGTAGCCAAGGTATCACTTTTACCCCCATATCCATCCCCTCTGAACGACCCAGAGAATCTATTTTTCACATTGTTCGTGATAGCGGACGCTCTTTGTTATGGATTGTGTCAGGTCGTACCGGAGCAAGTTTCAACCCCCGTTTTCATCCTCCACTGTATGCGTCTAGATAA
- a CDS encoding glycosyltransferase family 4 protein, translating to MPTPPCSWISCQIGAREHYTIPRALQQQGQLSQLITDAWVSPQSVINFLPKNLLANLRERYHPDLEKADVLSFNSSLIQFELSQRLHKKTGWERVFARNQWFQQQAIKSLTSLANQFIKPPILFAYSYAALELFRFAKQQGWYTVLGQIDPGIQEEMIVTQEYERYPQYSGNWQPASIEYWQNWQEECNIADAIVVNSDWSRQLLEKTGVDFKKIHIIPLVYTPPAAANQFVRIYPKSFSQERPLRVLFLGQVILRKGIAAVLDAVQLLEGYPVEFWIVGSQQLDIPQNFQTHSQIRWVDHVNRSETAQYYQMADVFLFPTLSDGFGLTQLEAKAWKLPIIASRCCGDVVVDGENGWILEEVSGEKIANVINCILLNTIKLPVQYNTLNSNPKFDLSNLFTSLQKCLI from the coding sequence ATGCCTACACCACCTTGTAGTTGGATTTCTTGCCAGATCGGAGCGCGTGAACATTACACTATACCCAGAGCTTTACAACAGCAGGGACAACTTTCTCAGCTAATTACAGATGCTTGGGTATCTCCTCAGTCTGTGATCAATTTTTTACCTAAAAATCTCTTAGCAAATTTACGAGAAAGATATCACCCAGATTTAGAAAAAGCAGATGTCCTCTCTTTTAATAGCTCCTTAATTCAGTTTGAATTATCTCAACGGCTGCACAAAAAGACAGGATGGGAAAGAGTTTTTGCTCGCAATCAATGGTTTCAGCAGCAGGCTATCAAGAGTTTAACATCACTGGCGAATCAGTTTATAAAACCTCCCATATTATTTGCTTACAGCTATGCGGCCTTAGAGCTATTTCGATTTGCTAAACAACAGGGATGGTACACAGTTCTAGGTCAAATTGACCCAGGAATACAAGAGGAGATGATTGTCACCCAAGAATATGAGCGATATCCCCAATATAGTGGAAACTGGCAACCTGCATCTATTGAATATTGGCAAAATTGGCAAGAGGAATGTAACATAGCTGATGCTATTGTGGTAAATTCTGATTGGTCACGTCAACTCTTGGAAAAAACAGGTGTTGATTTTAAAAAGATTCATATCATCCCCTTGGTGTATACTCCACCAGCAGCAGCTAATCAATTTGTCCGCATTTACCCAAAATCTTTTTCTCAAGAGCGGCCTTTAAGGGTATTATTCTTAGGACAGGTAATTTTGCGAAAAGGAATTGCAGCTGTATTAGATGCGGTGCAGTTACTTGAAGGATATCCTGTTGAATTTTGGATTGTTGGTTCTCAACAGCTTGATATTCCACAAAATTTTCAAACTCATTCCCAAATTCGTTGGGTAGACCATGTTAATCGGAGTGAAACAGCACAATATTATCAGATGGCAGATGTGTTTTTGTTCCCTACTCTTTCCGATGGATTTGGGTTAACACAACTAGAAGCAAAAGCATGGAAATTACCTATTATTGCTTCCCGTTGCTGTGGTGATGTGGTTGTAGACGGTGAGAATGGTTGGATTTTAGAGGAAGTGAGTGGTGAAAAAATTGCTAATGTGATCAACTGTATTTTGCTCAATACTATAAAATTACCAGTTCAATATAATACTTTAAATTCAAACCCAAAATTTGACCTTTCAAATCTATTTACTTCCTTACAAAAATGCTTGATTTGA
- a CDS encoding LmeA family phospholipid-binding protein yields the protein MLGGLTGLTDPKGTDWGERMLNTVASQTIRHLFSMSESVEVFVRCYPSSKLLQGSIDSFKMSGRGLVIRRDFAVEEMSFETDAVAIDFSSVLSGKLSLKQPTQAVAQVILSEAGINDAFKAELVKKRLLNLSEPTLTAISGGEPVSFTEVQIQLLPENRLHLVAQADLNNGQLIPLSMTLAISIERRRRVSFKDPKIELEQVPEAQQEISQTLGLALVEILDNMVDLDRFDLDGVKMRLNRLETEGQRLIFSGYAEIERIPSSA from the coding sequence ATGTTAGGCGGACTTACTGGTTTAACAGATCCTAAAGGCACGGATTGGGGAGAGCGAATGCTCAACACAGTCGCCAGCCAAACGATTCGCCACCTGTTTAGCATGAGCGAGTCAGTAGAAGTCTTTGTGCGCTGCTATCCCTCCAGCAAACTGTTGCAAGGCAGCATTGATAGCTTTAAAATGAGCGGACGTGGGTTAGTAATTCGTAGAGACTTCGCTGTTGAAGAAATGTCTTTTGAAACCGATGCAGTCGCTATTGACTTCAGTTCGGTACTAAGTGGCAAACTTAGCCTCAAGCAACCCACCCAAGCGGTAGCACAGGTGATTTTATCAGAAGCAGGTATCAATGATGCTTTCAAGGCAGAACTGGTTAAAAAGCGCTTACTGAACCTTTCGGAACCAACGTTGACTGCAATATCTGGAGGAGAACCAGTTTCCTTTACCGAAGTCCAGATACAGCTATTGCCAGAAAATCGTTTGCACCTTGTAGCTCAAGCTGATTTAAACAACGGCCAACTCATACCTCTAAGTATGACCCTGGCTATAAGTATTGAAAGAAGAAGGCGGGTTTCTTTCAAAGACCCAAAAATTGAACTTGAGCAAGTTCCAGAAGCACAACAAGAAATTTCCCAGACTTTAGGCCTCGCCCTTGTAGAAATTTTGGATAACATGGTTGATTTAGACCGCTTTGACCTCGACGGAGTGAAAATGCGACTCAACCGTTTAGAAACTGAAGGACAAAGATTGATTTTTAGTGGTTATGCGGAAATAGAACGTATTCCCAGCAGTGCATAA
- a CDS encoding UDP-glucose dehydrogenase family protein, protein MRVCVIGTGYVGLVTGACLAHIGHDVVCIDNNEEKVKLMKSGQSPIFEPGLSEIMQSAINRGNIQFSSDLAAGVAHGEILFIAVGTPPLPTGESDTRYVEAVARGIGANLNGGYKVIVNKSTVPIGSGDWVRMIVLDGIAERQKILTPAGGKAVEEKLPEISAQFDVVSNPEFLREGSAVYDTFNPDRIVLGSNSQEAVGMMKELYAPIVERKFAADQSLSAVPVLVTDLSSAEMIKYAANAFLATKISFINEVANICDRVGADVTQVAKGIGLDSRIGNKFLQAGIGWGGSCFPKDVSALIHTADDYGYEAQLMKAAVSVNERQRLIALEKLQKALKILKGKTVGLLGLTFKPDTDDLRDAPALNLIEQLNRLGAKVKAYDPIISQTGMRHGLSGVLVETDAERLADGCDALVLVTEWQQFNTLDYAKMAKLMNHAVMIDGRNFLDPEAMVRAGFQYVGVGR, encoded by the coding sequence ATGCGTGTTTGTGTAATCGGTACTGGTTATGTTGGATTAGTTACAGGAGCTTGTTTAGCTCATATTGGCCATGATGTTGTTTGCATAGATAACAACGAAGAAAAAGTAAAATTAATGAAGTCTGGACAGTCGCCTATTTTCGAGCCGGGACTCTCGGAAATTATGCAGTCTGCTATTAATAGGGGTAATATTCAATTTTCTTCCGATTTGGCAGCGGGAGTTGCTCACGGAGAAATTCTGTTTATTGCTGTGGGAACACCTCCTTTACCTACTGGTGAAAGTGATACCCGTTATGTAGAAGCTGTAGCGCGTGGTATTGGAGCTAATCTCAACGGTGGTTATAAGGTAATTGTTAATAAGTCTACTGTGCCTATCGGCTCTGGTGATTGGGTAAGAATGATTGTTTTAGATGGCATTGCTGAACGCCAAAAAATATTGACACCCGCAGGTGGAAAAGCCGTTGAGGAAAAATTACCTGAGATTTCAGCTCAGTTTGATGTTGTTAGTAATCCAGAGTTTCTGCGGGAAGGTTCAGCAGTTTACGATACCTTTAACCCTGACCGGATTGTCTTAGGAAGCAATAGCCAAGAAGCAGTGGGGATGATGAAAGAACTTTATGCCCCGATTGTAGAACGTAAATTTGCTGCTGATCAGTCTTTATCTGCTGTTCCAGTGTTGGTAACAGACTTGAGTTCAGCAGAAATGATTAAGTATGCTGCAAATGCTTTTTTGGCTACTAAGATTAGTTTTATCAACGAAGTTGCTAACATATGCGATCGCGTCGGTGCTGATGTTACCCAAGTAGCAAAAGGTATCGGTTTAGATTCCCGCATTGGCAACAAGTTCTTACAAGCTGGTATTGGTTGGGGTGGTTCTTGCTTCCCCAAAGATGTCTCTGCACTCATTCACACAGCTGATGATTATGGCTATGAAGCACAACTCATGAAAGCTGCTGTGAGTGTGAATGAACGCCAACGTTTGATTGCTTTGGAAAAGCTTCAAAAAGCTCTCAAAATCCTCAAAGGTAAAACTGTCGGACTTCTTGGTTTGACCTTCAAACCAGATACTGACGATTTGCGCGATGCTCCAGCACTCAACCTGATTGAGCAACTCAACCGACTGGGAGCTAAAGTCAAAGCTTATGACCCCATTATTTCTCAAACAGGAATGCGTCATGGTCTTTCTGGGGTATTGGTAGAAACCGATGCTGAAAGACTAGCTGATGGTTGTGATGCTTTGGTACTCGTCACAGAATGGCAACAGTTCAACACTTTGGACTATGCAAAAATGGCCAAATTGATGAACCACGCCGTGATGATTGATGGTCGTAACTTCCTAGACCCCGAAGCGATGGTAAGGGCTGGTTTCCAATATGTAGGTGTAGGCCGTTAA
- a CDS encoding UDP-glucuronic acid decarboxylase family protein: MRILVTGGAGFIGSHLIDRLMADSHEVICLDNFYTGHKRNILKWLNNPHFEMIRHDITEGIRLEVDQIYHLACPASPVHYQYNPIKTVKTNVMGTLNMLGLAKRVKARFLLASTSEVYGDPEVHPQTEDYRGSVNPIGIRSCYDEGKRMAETLAFDYYRENKVDIRVARIFNTYGPRMLENDGRVVSNFIVQALRGNPLTVYGEGTQTRSFCYVSDLVEGLIKLMNGDYIGPVNLGNPDEYTILELAQAVQNLVNPDAQIKFEPLPSDDPRRRRPDITRAKTWLNWEPTIPLQDGLKLAVEDFRERIESNN, translated from the coding sequence ATGAGAATTTTGGTAACAGGCGGTGCTGGATTTATTGGTTCCCATCTGATCGACAGACTAATGGCTGATAGTCATGAGGTTATATGTTTAGATAATTTCTATACAGGACATAAACGCAACATTCTCAAATGGTTAAACAATCCTCATTTTGAAATGATTCGTCACGACATCACTGAGGGAATTCGGTTAGAAGTGGATCAAATCTATCATTTGGCTTGTCCAGCATCGCCAGTGCATTACCAGTACAACCCCATTAAAACCGTTAAAACTAACGTGATGGGAACACTGAATATGTTGGGATTAGCCAAACGTGTCAAAGCTAGATTTTTGTTAGCTTCCACCAGTGAAGTCTACGGAGATCCAGAAGTTCATCCCCAAACCGAGGATTATCGAGGCAGCGTCAACCCCATTGGCATCCGTTCCTGCTACGACGAAGGCAAAAGAATGGCTGAAACTTTGGCATTTGACTACTACCGAGAAAATAAAGTTGATATTCGAGTAGCCAGAATATTTAACACCTATGGCCCACGAATGTTAGAAAACGATGGTCGGGTAGTGAGCAACTTTATAGTTCAAGCCTTGCGGGGTAATCCCTTGACCGTATATGGAGAAGGTACACAAACTCGCAGCTTCTGCTATGTCTCAGACTTAGTTGAAGGACTAATTAAGTTGATGAATGGGGACTACATTGGGCCAGTCAATTTGGGTAATCCCGATGAATACACAATTTTAGAATTGGCACAAGCTGTGCAGAACTTGGTTAACCCAGATGCACAAATTAAGTTTGAACCCCTACCTTCAGATGATCCCCGTCGTCGTCGTCCCGATATTACCAGAGCCAAAACCTGGTTAAATTGGGAACCTACTATTCCTCTGCAAGATGGCTTAAAACTGGCTGTAGAAGATTTTCGCGAACGTATCGAAAGCAACAATTAG